The following coding sequences lie in one Candidatus Neomarinimicrobiota bacterium genomic window:
- a CDS encoding universal stress protein — protein sequence MSRGTIVTGGRVAAAFDADLSILYVGKKQASAMTSTMNMSRMKLSEWEIEHPGVKVLEYAELVLSDMDLLQVNEAGEIVEKHALKPDINGAYELHAIGKHGQNIRLRLREGEIIDQVIDEVDVGGYDVAIIGASKERRLAHRLIHFVNCSLFITKNIRDITYKFLFAIDDTELSRKALLLGVRTAAFLKAEATLLTVVEKESDIESGEAHLKKAEKVLKKANIPYLKKVLIGDIVETIIKEAGDDNIVVMGSSKSSQLSKFFKATKAVKVVQDGNCPVLIAK from the coding sequence ATGTCGAGGGGAACGATCGTCACAGGTGGCAGGGTAGCCGCAGCATTTGATGCTGACCTGTCCATATTGTATGTCGGCAAAAAACAAGCAAGCGCAATGACAAGTACCATGAACATGAGCAGGATGAAATTGTCCGAGTGGGAAATCGAACATCCCGGAGTTAAAGTTCTCGAATACGCCGAACTCGTACTAAGCGATATGGATCTGCTTCAGGTAAACGAAGCTGGAGAGATAGTTGAAAAACACGCTCTTAAGCCTGACATCAACGGGGCATATGAGTTGCACGCCATAGGAAAGCATGGCCAGAATATCCGGCTGCGGCTGAGAGAGGGAGAGATCATCGATCAAGTTATCGATGAGGTGGACGTAGGAGGCTATGACGTGGCGATAATCGGGGCAAGCAAAGAAAGAAGGCTTGCTCACAGGCTCATCCATTTTGTGAATTGTTCGTTGTTTATTACCAAGAATATTCGAGACATTACCTATAAGTTTCTCTTTGCTATAGACGACACCGAGTTGTCGAGAAAAGCGCTTCTGCTCGGAGTCCGAACAGCCGCATTTCTAAAAGCGGAAGCGACATTACTCACGGTTGTCGAAAAAGAATCCGATATAGAATCGGGGGAAGCACATCTGAAAAAAGCGGAAAAAGTATTAAAAAAAGCTAATATTCCGTATCTGAAAAAAGTTTTGATAGGAGATATTGTCGAAACTATAATCAAAGAGGCGGGAGACGATAATATCGTGGTAATGGGATCGAGTAAAAGTTCTCAGCTGAGCAAGTTTTTTAAAGCTACAAAAGCGGTCAAGGTCGTTCAAGACGGAAATTGTCCGGTCTTGATAGCAAAGTAA